A genomic window from Methanobrevibacter sp. TLL-48-HuF1 includes:
- a CDS encoding glycosyltransferase family 2 protein, giving the protein MKDKISIILPIFNVGPHLRGGIDSLINQTIGNENLEIIMVDDCSTDESGKIIDEYDEKYDCCKAIHLEKNTGAANGPRNRGIEECSGDYIMFLDPDDRYTLDACEVLYNAVTKYDADMAFGRFRRIYTYGETVQKSYSPYLDDLESAYPDETFETANPLNVPDYVWDHILEHALYGKNIQGKYERNEPVDVIHVKSIKEEPDLLKMAPSVWSKIFKRELIMDKNIRYQPFVSGDDLAFTLETLLKADGIVYLNNFMCYDYYVRDLPDDKSITNNVNVRFLSDLMDSYIYARQCTERFSKDIQTISVNPHLIYWMHTWKNSPFTKNENRLLLSKVEKLKRIHKSDLKTKMLLSSMTTAIESAIKIHKE; this is encoded by the coding sequence ATGAAAGATAAAATAAGTATTATTCTACCTATTTTTAATGTCGGCCCTCATTTAAGAGGAGGAATTGATTCTTTAATCAACCAAACAATAGGAAATGAAAATTTAGAAATCATTATGGTAGATGACTGTTCTACTGATGAAAGTGGAAAGATTATTGATGAATATGATGAAAAATATGACTGCTGTAAGGCTATTCACCTGGAAAAAAATACTGGTGCAGCTAACGGTCCCCGTAACAGAGGTATTGAAGAATGCAGCGGCGATTACATCATGTTTTTAGATCCTGATGACAGATATACATTAGATGCCTGTGAAGTATTATACAATGCCGTAACCAAATATGATGCAGATATGGCTTTTGGCAGATTTAGAAGAATCTACACTTACGGTGAAACTGTTCAGAAATCATATTCCCCTTATTTGGATGATTTGGAAAGCGCTTATCCTGATGAAACATTTGAAACAGCAAATCCTTTAAATGTTCCGGATTATGTTTGGGACCACATTTTAGAACATGCTTTATACGGCAAAAATATTCAGGGAAAATATGAAAGAAACGAACCTGTTGATGTTATCCATGTTAAGAGCATTAAAGAAGAGCCTGATTTATTGAAAATGGCTCCTTCTGTCTGGAGTAAAATCTTTAAAAGGGAACTTATTATGGATAAAAATATCCGTTATCAGCCATTTGTTTCCGGGGACGATTTGGCATTTACTTTAGAAACTCTTCTTAAAGCTGACGGAATTGTATATTTGAATAATTTCATGTGCTATGACTATTATGTACGTGATTTGCCTGATGACAAGTCAATTACCAATAATGTAAATGTCAGATTCCTCAGCGATTTAATGGACTCATATATTTATGCCAGACAGTGCACTGAAAGGTTTTCCAAAGATATTCAAACAATTTCAGTTAATCCTCATTTAATTTACTGGATGCATACATGGAAAAATTCACCGTTTACCAAAAACGAAAACAGATTACTGTTAAGCAAAGTGGAAAAGCTTAAAAGGATTCATAAAAGCGATTTAAAAACCAAAATGTTATTATCTTCCATGACAACAGCTATTGAATCTGCAATTAAAATACACAAGGAGTAA
- a CDS encoding uroporphyrinogen-III synthase → MSRPIVAITRPADRSKAACKIVEELGGQYILAPTLDLKPVNSESLKNLIANKDLLDWIVFTSPTTITSLNLFYPDFLKNLDCKVAVIGNKTGKIASEQGVKVDLIPEDFTAEGLLEEFEKRNITNQTIGIPRTASARPVLPEGLEKLNNKVILAEAYKSLFPMDEDKISDLIAKIENNEIDAITFTSPLTVTNFFKISKNKEKLADLLSNNLLTVCIGPITGKILDQYNINYIYPDTYTVRDMMELLFKTWRNSHER, encoded by the coding sequence ATTACAAGGCCTGCTGACAGATCTAAAGCAGCCTGTAAGATTGTTGAAGAGTTAGGAGGCCAATATATTCTAGCTCCTACCTTAGATTTAAAACCGGTTAATAGTGAATCTTTAAAGAATTTAATAGCTAATAAAGATTTGCTGGATTGGATTGTTTTTACCTCTCCAACTACAATTACTTCACTAAATCTTTTTTATCCTGATTTTTTAAAAAATTTAGATTGTAAAGTAGCTGTAATTGGAAATAAAACCGGAAAAATAGCCAGTGAACAGGGCGTTAAAGTTGATTTAATACCTGAAGATTTTACAGCAGAAGGTCTTTTAGAGGAATTTGAAAAAAGAAATATTACAAATCAGACCATTGGAATTCCCAGAACTGCTTCTGCAAGACCTGTTCTGCCGGAAGGCTTAGAAAAGCTTAACAATAAAGTTATACTTGCTGAAGCTTACAAATCATTATTCCCAATGGATGAAGATAAAATCAGTGATTTGATAGCTAAAATAGAAAATAATGAAATTGATGCAATTACTTTTACCAGTCCTTTAACTGTTACCAATTTCTTTAAAATATCTAAAAACAAAGAAAAATTAGCTGATTTACTTTCAAATAATTTATTAACTGTCTGTATTGGTCCCATTACCGGTAAAATTTTAGACCAGTACAATATTAATTATATATATCCTGATACTTACACTGTTCGTGATATGATGGAGTTATTATTCAAAACCTGGAGAAATTCACATGAAAGATAA